The following is a genomic window from Episyrphus balteatus chromosome 1, idEpiBalt1.1, whole genome shotgun sequence.
tctaagagcccacagcaaattttgagaGTGGAGTGATAGCCAAAATTTGAGTATGCACTTTTATAGGCTTATGcgttctaataacgaattcaaaggTCTGGCAGTTTTAAATCGCAGCTTTTAGATtatttactgcccgagatatctttagTTGTTTGGCGTATTACAGTCCATAGAAATTTTCGGAAAGATTTAAGcgggtcttgaaagaaggaacaCTGAAACTAAAATATGTTACTTAatatgttcaaaaaattttctttatataaaagaataaggtctgAAGAAgtcaagaaaaagttttttttttgcattttctaatggtaatattcgagttcagcacaccgaaaaaccttcagaaaagtatatttttacaaatgaaactattaactaaaaattaattattattcaaaaatttaatttttttttgttttactttttttttttttaagattgaaaTATTCCTGTTTTGTTGCAAAATGCTAAGAATAAATTGATCTTTCATAatcacaagaaataaaatgcacgactggggtagcacgtacttgctcttatgcttaaagtaactctaatgttaaagctttttattcaagaaaattaggaaaaatttgatattttcaagaaatttcataggtagtgtaaaaaaataaaatctgtttttataattaattaaacaccgtcttaaatgatgtttaaaaaaaaaaaaaaccaagtatgccattttattacttgtacttattacttaaacacttttgtataaatttttttattaaaatcgggttaatgttgtacgagatattcagaaacgaaaaaaaaccgttctatgacaggtaccgttaataaaggtacaaaaaatattttttttattttaaaagttggctcttatgtgtaatactacaaacaaaaattttaatcaaaatcgttagagccgtttttgaataaaattaacttttgtatttccgttatatggcaggtaccgttagttttggtcataaaaaaaaaatttcaatttcccctctagctctagggaatcaccaaaaactgctaactaccaagtttgaagaaaatcacttcacttgtttaggctgcagctccagatagagacagacagacagacagaattgctggacccacttttttggcattctccatcatcgtaatgtcatgtaaaattgttatctcgagttcgattttttttacgaatcctaaacttgccctatagtacctatatcacaagtaaaaatGCTGTAGAAAAAGTAGAGAAAACCCACTCTTTATCGCAGCCAGTTTTATACTTCTTTGTAGGTAGTTTGACTTTGATTCTTAATcttcaataataaaaacatcaatttaacacaaataacaaagaaaaagtatttatttcttagaataaatgcaaattatttaaaacaatttattaaaaaaaaaaaaaataataataatatacatataggtaatatgaaaaaaactatgttttatattaaatttaaataaatatttattgacCAGTCTAAATTGGTGTTTCcctaaaatatatattaaattataatcaacacatatatatatatatataaatccTAAAAAgacaaaagaaattattataagAAGCGAATGCATTACAGACaccattattttaaatgaagctTTGGTTAGAGACTTTTCTTCCATCACTGGCATATAATTTCTACTCTTAATGAAATAATAATTGCTAAAGAACTTACAATCTAGATTTTTAACGGTTATTATaatgcagtagtaggtagtatAATGAAGAGTATTACTTGTGTAAGTCAGGGCATGGATAAGGGAGCGGCGGCGGCGGCAAGCAAAAGGGAATTAAGGACCGAATGTTTGCGATtgcacttttaaaaatgaagaagaagattcctccccaatttatttattaactaaACCTCTAGCTTTGGGATAAGCCGAAGCTGGCTTCTTTATCCCTTTAGGTTGCACCTGTTGCCTCTTGTTGCTATCGACTTTGGACGATTTAATACTTCTCACCCCATTCGTAGTCACCGATTGCGAGTTCTGGTTAATAATTTTCTCCATACGATGCCGAATGCTATTTGTATTATCGCCCCCAATATCTATATCATCACCTGTCTGCATAGCCTGAGCCAAAACAGCCTGTAAAGATGCAGAAACTCTTGGACTTCGATACTCTTGAGTAGTTCGACACGGCATATCCAATTCATAGTTGACAATATTCTCGCTTTTAAAACGAATTGACGTTGGGACGTTCTTCTGAGCTTCTTGTAGGCCATATTCGGAAACAGGTCGACGACGCTGATGATGTGATACAGGACGTTTCATGCTGCGAGTATCATTAATACTCAATGCCGAGAATTTCCATTCCTCCTTGTCTTCGTCATACTTGGCTTGAGTGTAGAGACGATTCTTAACCTCAACTGGAACAAAGTTATCAATGATTAAGAGCTGCCGCTTTAACTCCTTTACCAATTCATTTTGTGCCATTTCCAGCTCCCTCAAATCCTGATTATGCTCATATTTTGTATCATTCAACTCCTGCTGCAGTGCCAAGTATTTGGCATAACATTTAGATAGTTTCCTCTTCTTCAATTCGACTTCCTGTTCCAATGAGGTGACCGTTTCTCGTATTTCTAATGTTGTCTCCTCTTTCAACTCCAATTGCTGTTGCATTTCAATTTCTCTCTTCTTCCGCTCAGCAATTTCACGTAGTTTCTTCTCCAATTCTTCTTGCCGTTCGCTATAAGTGTCCAATAGATTCTTTCCTCCTCGAACCAATTGACTCTCCAACTCAGCCAATCTAGCAGCCAATTGTGCAGTGGCAACACGTTCCCTCTCCAAGACTTCATTCGATTTCTGTTCATCCTCCTCTGGGGGTTGTTCTCCATCCTCTTCATCTTCTTCCTCCTCCTCTTCCTCGACTGCAGCTGTCTCCTGGGATTCCTTACTTTCCTGATGCTTGACTttcttttgtttcttctttGCTGCTCGCCGTTCACGCTGCCTCGGGGCAATTGACCTCTTCAAACGCTCGATCTCCTCTTGGTACTCCTTCAACTTGGCATCTTGTGGATCCTCGTTCTTTATTGGCTGATTCTGAATGGTCTTGGCTCGAGAAGCATACCGCAAAGTCGTCAAAGTTTCATTGCAATTATAAGCCGATGGACCAATGTTGGCAATCATGATGGTTTTGGAATTACCTCCCAAAGAGTCTTGCAAAAGCCTTGTCAACTTCGAATCTCGATAGGGAACATGAGGAGAATTCTCTGCCAAAGCAGAGATGACATTACCCAGAGAGGATAGAGCCAGATTGATCTTACTAGCTTCCTTAAGTCGTTCGGCACTAGCACCAGTCTTTGATTGCCTCTCACTACCAGCCAAATCGATTAGATTCAACTTGCCCACTTTGACGGCATTGGTTTCAGTGTGACACATCTCAATTTTAATCATGAATATAGCATGAGATCGAGAACTGTGCTCATTCATGTTTGTGAATCCTACAGTTCGATTCTTATTTCCCGACTGCATCACATTCAACATATCTTCGACGCTTTTGCAACTGACGGAATGTAAATTGGGAACATAAACTCCAAGGTTACCCCTTTCCCTAACCTCTAGATGCTTACTATTTGGACGTAGAAGATCTCTTAATTCTTCCATATAGATTTCCAAATAAGAAACATCTACAAGGAAATTCATATTTTCTGTGCGATTAATGTGGGACCAGATTTGATCGAAGGTACGTGGAATGATTCCCATGAGTTGTTCATTCCCACGAATACCCTCCATGGTGAATGTCTTTCCGGTTCCTGTTTGGCCATAAGCAAATATACAACCATTGAAACCTTCAAGAACACTCGAGACTAAAGGCCATACAACTTCGTTGTAGACATTTGTCTGTGTAGACAAATGATCGTAGGCGGCATCGTAAGTGAACACTTTTCTAGCCTCTTTATTTTGTTCATGAGGATTGGATATTTCAACAACTCCTCGATTTGGATAGACTGTTATGACTTCAGAGGAGCCTTCAGTTTTCTCACGATTGCTCATTGGGCGGCATCTTACTACCACTTGTACGCACTCGTTGGTggctttttcttttttgtttttagcacTCATTTTTGGAGTGACGTTATTTGTGACTTGTTTGTGTACAAATATTGGTTTCCCAGCCGACGATAAAAAAGGAGTGTGAGGATGTCACACActcaaaaatctaataaatcgataaatggaaaaatgtttggttttattttgtatttttttgagaaaagtgatTTCAAGTGAAACTTTTTCACTTACGTATGACCAAATATATGTAGTCAGTTTCTCAATTGGGAATTATCAATGATTTTTAGtagatttgttgtttttattgctGAAAATAAACAATTAGTCATTTGGTGGGTTGTGATGGGGCGgagaaaattattatatattttttacccacttgaattttttggaatcaaatCGACGACTACAAtgaaggttgtttttttttattataactcTAATGTGCGATATTATTTCTTGTTAAtttaaattgcatatttttttaagttgatgtGCGTTTTTATTGTTGGGAAAAATCTTTGGTTTTTTGAGGAAaagttcactttttttcgttttgaaaaatatttatgagttttttttattgaacttttctTTTGCTAGGCTTTTGGCTTGTCTGCTGgaagaaaaatgcaaaattatgggAAGGTGACAGATGGAAATTTGAAAAGTGGTGATTGAATGCATTCAGTGTTTTTATGGGAGATTTTCATTTGGGTGTTTCTTtgggcctggctacacagtgtcaCAGTatacataaaaaggtaatatattccgaacgttgtcaaaatttgtttgtcaaaaatgggcaccaatctgtcaggtcagcctttaatttttatatttcaatcgcagtaaacaggaaatttgtttttgttttaatttataaaatgtcatttaaaaatattataaattgaaaaataaattaagaattcggtagctgacattggtcgccaaagtgtcatgttttgacaatctggcgaccaatgtcagttcggaattaCCTTTCTATGTGTACTGTgacacagtgttgtgcccaatcacgttccattTCACATTTTCtgggaacaaacgtcaaaaagaggaaaatcctcacccccCTACAAACTGACTGCtaaggcgattgaaaaatcaccatGTAGCCCGGCACTTTGGGctgaagcctagtacgctgctgatgcgaatcgaaattttccatacaaaatttcggttacgaaatcttgaacgaagtttcttttttttttgtttttgctttaaaacttattttcggaTGTATGttcttgaatttttgtatttatatgtcTATTATTTTTGCTTTGCTATAATActtgatggtattttttcgttgtgtttgtgtgtttgtgttttaactaaaaaatgtggttgaacagctgattgacattctttttaagctatttctgtttctttatttttgcctTGCCGGTCTATTATATTCCTTATCCGGAAAATATAAAGAAACACACTcaaacccaagtaacaattttacttgcataaggtccattttgtccgattcggcaagctatagtttgtatacgtttagtttaaggcttacttacgcaagtcatccattttggaaagaaaggaggtctcctCAAGGCTATCTTGAAGTgttaagaagaagccttgtaaatatcagttaaagaagacctttataagacctgtttaaaccgttctaaagaagccttgtattttcaagtgacagaaggcctctataagacctgttccaagagactcttgtaagtatgcaatgttttcacctgtaagtatgcaaagtttttatcctgcagatatgcaatgtttgtaatgcatggtgctggcttggtatgcaaaggtacgtgggatcgattcctggccgggccatgtgatgaaaataaaaaaatgtgttctttttcaattaaaataaaatattctcataatttcagaacaacagaaaaagcagtggaatttccaaaaaaggaaaagaaacaaaataggaaaaaattaaaataaataaaataatatgtagaaaatGCATAACAGaacaaatcaaaagaaaatgaaataaaattcaataaattcaataaattcttttttttttatgcatatttcaacattttctacaacacctttaacaacttctataaggccttattataacatcctacgcaagttATCCCTCAgcaggaagacctccgtaaggccattttaagctgtttgtcacaagctattagcttgtgcattacctgtgaaggaaagtcctatgcaatttcggtaaaatgcgccaaaatgatttgtataagacctgtccttcttattatgaaagccaaaaaatagcttgcattgacccttatgaaagctaaattgttacttgggaagtgtcaatacgttaacgtacgtatgccgtagttcaaCCCCTGGATTTgtgtaaattttaaatgtttaccatttgcatcgaatcgtgaatacccctaatttttttaatgtaaaatatttttagtggcaataaatatttttttttttcaatgcaaatatttttcagctgcaataaaaacattttttcaatgcaaatatttttcagttgcaataaatattttttttaatgcaaattatttttatttggaataaatatttatttttttaatttcaaatgcatttttttaattgatatttttacaaccttgGTATGCAGTATATTCGGCCCatgatttctttttctttttttcttctttgttttagcTTTTGTAAATCTTTTTACAACCGAAAATGGCAGGTTTACCATTTCGATTCAgttggatacaaacaaaaagaaatatacatatttttttaattttatttaaagtgtAAGCTCTGCCTAAGAAGAGAAAAGAgtttccagaaaaaaatatttattactgaATGCATTCATTGCTTCTTGTAATCAGATTTTGGCATCACTAATTTTGACATTGCCAAACGTATTTTTGTCGCCTCTAAAGCAAAGCGGTGTTgctagtataaaaaaaaaagaaaattccgccacaaaataaaattaataatttatcttGCACGCgtaatcaaaaattaataaatttaacaaaaaacaaacattaaaactcCAACGAAACTATACATtctaaattttgtatcaaatttTCATTACATTATgctgaattttgataaaattttccCTCCATTGAAttagtaccaaaaaaaaaaaacaacaaaaaatagtaTAGCGTTTCTTATATCCCGTTCCTTGAACTTGTTGTCACTTCAGCAAAAATATGGATCAAATGCTAAGTCCCGGGTTTTCGATACCCAGTATCGGAACTCCACTCCATCAGCCCGAGGCTGATCAACAAATTGTTCCGAATCCAGTTTACCATCCCATTGGTCAAATGGGCAGCTCTCCAATGGGTGGCAATGGACAAAATAACATGAACAATTATGGCAACGAACTGAGTTCGATGGGAATGCCCTCGTTAATGTCCGCACCACAGAAACAAATGCAATCCTATCAGCCAAGCTATTCAACTCCCCAGAGCCTTATGCAGCCACAAACACCTGTAAGtttgaataattttgttaaGACATGAATTTGTAATGACATCTTTTTACAGCAAAGTCTTATGTCACCAATGGTCCCGATGAGTGAACGTGTCGAGAATATAAGCAACATCCACCAGACAATGGGTCCAGCGACTCCCATGACCCCAATGACGCCCGGTTCAGCTGATCCTGGCATTGTTCCACAATTACAGTAAGAAAGTCAAATGGTTATTCCAATACCTTAAATTATTTACATAAATCATTCTTCTAGTGATTCTTAAGTTACAACTAAATGATTTGccaattttttctgttttgcgttTTTCTATAGCAACTTTGTGCCTGATAGGAACTACTTCGCCTACACGAATATTTTTGTTACCTACCAAATATCTTTGGTGTCAATAAACAAAAGATTAATAAACTTAGAGATGATTTCTAATCGCTCTACACCGTATTTCGTTCCGAAAGTCAATTCTAGTCGAAGGTGCATTGTTATTAAGCGCCACTGTCACGGTTGCCGTTTTAGTAGAATCCTACCAAATTTTGTAGGTTCTTTTGGCTTTGGTAGGTTGGTATTGGAAGGTTTAAACTcgatttggtaggtttttttaaGTCACCTTAAAATACTtactattttaaagtttttagaatGACTATTAAACGCTTTATTCTCAAGTCAGTCaattacatttatttaatttctttcttATAGATTACAAAATCTGTTTCTAAAAGTTGCAATTTCAATGCattagtaagaaaaaataatatagctTCAAAACTTCAATTATAAGTTCATCCAAATAACGTCAGAAATTGACCAAAATTTtccatctaactgatgagccttGTGGTACTCATTTTAAAGGAGAGGTCActacaacttttaattttattcaatcactccgctttaaaaaaaaaacagcttactGCATTATTTAAATCAGCTACATCAACGACTTTAAACATAAATTGCTGTGGCCTATTGAACTTCTCGAAGGACtatttaagcttaaaaaaaatgtgtagccCATTTAGCCTTATGCTGACTTTTAACCAGTCGATTTTAACCGCTCGATATGTCGCACGGCTTAACTGGTAGACCAGAATGTGTGTCTGTGGCTTGtgtcttgtgtcgctgtcaaagttaaaaagtatgaaattagtatattggtgccagaatacgtagctgtggctgtggcaaggaaattcgctgtggtacaagtcgagtcgacttttacttcaagctacaagcgcaatgacttttgacgtttctaatgtggttggtcagttaatattatttttttttcaaggcaattgacattttagtgcgccacataattctgttcatcttttctacattttgagcgattttatttgacatcttgtatCACGGCGTTTTTCTTTGCCACAAGCGAATTTCCATTCTGTTCAGCCAGTTATGCTGACTTTTAATCAGTCGATTTTAACCGCTCGATATATATGCTAGCCAAGTCTGGTCTCCTTATCACCAAGTCCACATTAAGAGAATTGAAATAATACAACTTAGATTTCTACGTTTTGGCTTAAAAGGGCTTGAGTGAGTTGATAATTTCAACTTGCCCCCGTATATAGAACGGTTGCGACTCATTTACTTACAATCTTTAGAAAAACGTCGCAAAGTTGCCGATGGCATTTTCATACATC
Proteins encoded in this region:
- the LOC129905705 gene encoding kinesin-like protein Klp68D codes for the protein MSAKNKKEKATNECVQVVVRCRPMSNREKTEGSSEVITVYPNRGVVEISNPHEQNKEARKVFTYDAAYDHLSTQTNVYNEVVWPLVSSVLEGFNGCIFAYGQTGTGKTFTMEGIRGNEQLMGIIPRTFDQIWSHINRTENMNFLVDVSYLEIYMEELRDLLRPNSKHLEVRERGNLGVYVPNLHSVSCKSVEDMLNVMQSGNKNRTVGFTNMNEHSSRSHAIFMIKIEMCHTETNAVKVGKLNLIDLAGSERQSKTGASAERLKEASKINLALSSLGNVISALAENSPHVPYRDSKLTRLLQDSLGGNSKTIMIANIGPSAYNCNETLTTLRYASRAKTIQNQPIKNEDPQDAKLKEYQEEIERLKRSIAPRQRERRAAKKKQKKVKHQESKESQETAAVEEEEEEEDEEDGEQPPEEDEQKSNEVLERERVATAQLAARLAELESQLVRGGKNLLDTYSERQEELEKKLREIAERKKREIEMQQQLELKEETTLEIRETVTSLEQEVELKKRKLSKCYAKYLALQQELNDTKYEHNQDLRELEMAQNELVKELKRQLLIIDNFVPVEVKNRLYTQAKYDEDKEEWKFSALSINDTRSMKRPVSHHQRRRPVSEYGLQEAQKNVPTSIRFKSENIVNYELDMPCRTTQEYRSPRVSASLQAVLAQAMQTGDDIDIGGDNTNSIRHRMEKIINQNSQSVTTNGVRSIKSSKVDSNKRQQVQPKGIKKPASAYPKARGLVNK